DNA from Corynebacterium aurimucosum ATCC 700975:
TCTACCAAACAGGGGTCAGGTCCCTTCCCCAAGGCACCATCACCTCAGCATCCACTCGATCCCGAGCAGGTCTGGGCCCGCATAGTCGCCTATAACCAAGCACACAATCCACAAGCTGTATCCGAAAAGCTAAACGGCCCCGCGGAAGCGGCAACTTCCCACGAGGCCAGCACCGATGACAGGGCAGCTTTGCAAGGCATACCTCCCACCGATACCCCAACACTAACGGCGCCGACGACACAATCAACAAACCATTGGGGTATCCCAGACCAGCTCTGCGTAAGCAAAGACGGCGTTGTACGCGTGTGCGGCTTCGGTCTCTACATTGGTCTGAGGTTTAAAAACCGCAGACTCTACTCCACAGTCACAGCCGAAAACGTTGCGGAGTTCTACACGGCCCATGACGGTGAATTCCTCTTCAGCGTGCCGCTGCCGATCACGTTGAACCACAGGCCACCAGGTGGCCAGATCAACATCAACCTCGTTGAAGGAATGAAACACCGCCAACCACCACGGATGAACCCGAAACTATCCAAACCCCGGCCCAAACGCAGGCCACAACCATAAACCGCTAGAAGTGTCCAAGAACTCCATGGATTCCGTGTCCAAAAAGACACCGGACTCCATGTCCAAAAACCCTATGGACATAACATTCCTGCGCTAGACTTCCTGCGCTAGACTCGGGCTCACAACCACACACCGCTCAAGACTCTTCTCTTGGGTTCTTCCGCTTCCCACGCACAGGGTCTAGAAGTGGTAAAACCCCATCGTGCCGCCGCTGGAGAGGAAGAGACCATGAGCACCGCCGCGACCCTAGATTCCGTCATCGAACCATTGCTCACCGGACTAGTGAGCAAGCGCCCCGAAGTACGCGTGGACTGGGCCTATACCGAATTGAAAGAGGGCATTGAGTCAGGCCAGTGGGACAGCCATCTCGGCCAGATTCGGGAGCGCCTCACCGGTTACCTGCGTACAGACAAAGTGTGGACCAAGGCTTTGTCCGCCCAGCTGCTCAACGTGCTCGCGGAGGCGGGCCACTTTCACTACGAGGACTACCTCACCTTCCGCGCGTGGTATGTCACAGAGGAGGACACCCGCGGCATTGTCAAAGACATCGGTCCTATCATGGCCGTTGGATATGGCGCCGACTACGTAGAAACCTGCGTCCGCAAGGGACTGATTCCGCCCGTCGAAGCGGCAGCAATCATCTCGTGTCGCCTTCGCGCCCCCGGAGGAGTGTGGCATGACGATGAGGGGGTGCGCTTAGCGCGCGCCGCCTGCACCACGATTGCCAAGAGCACCTCCCCCCATATTCTGGAAATCTGGATCGAGCGGCTGAGCGATACCGTCCTCGC
Protein-coding regions in this window:
- a CDS encoding DUF2785 domain-containing protein → MSTAATLDSVIEPLLTGLVSKRPEVRVDWAYTELKEGIESGQWDSHLGQIRERLTGYLRTDKVWTKALSAQLLNVLAEAGHFHYEDYLTFRAWYVTEEDTRGIVKDIGPIMAVGYGADYVETCVRKGLIPPVEAAAIISCRLRAPGGVWHDDEGVRLARAACTTIAKSTSPHILEIWIERLSDTVLAEGVRNGNRAVVENFTHFLKTTGNLIRSEPEKWGIDDERAQLTLPLIAELEEQLRNASDYREVVP